In Lolium rigidum isolate FL_2022 chromosome 3, APGP_CSIRO_Lrig_0.1, whole genome shotgun sequence, the genomic window gtctcccgtgtgcctcggttatctatatacctgagctctttacttatgcactttactttgtgatagccatcgtgcttgaagttatatatcttgctatcacctagttgcttatattgcttagcataagttgttggtgcatatacgtgaaccatagtatataggttgtgggcttgacaaagtaaacgctagttttattccgcatttgttaagcccatctcgtaaaagttttaaaccgcctattcacccccctcctctaggcgacatccgtgtcctttcaccagTGAACGGGGCGCCGTCCGCACCGTGGTCCTGGCTCGTGCTGGGTCCctggctcgtacgccggggagtagaagaCTGAGTTGGGTGTTGAAGCCTCCATGTGGCGGCGTATCCTGGTAGTACggcgacaagtttggcgtcatgcacccgggagtggcggaggggccgtcgttgtagacccCGGATGTCGACGGAGAGACAACTCCCGGTACGTACACCGGcgccgacgtactccatgggctcgcgttggtggcagcgATACACCCGGCTAACACGTGCTGGTGCGCGCGCGCCGCCAACACCTTGTTCTCCTCCGTCCTTTTTCGCTCTGCCGTCGACATCTTCTGGTGCAGACAATCtttatgccactgatcatcggtccagccttccggcttcttcttcggagccggcgccttccgcggcttcgcgaagggtGCCTTCGCCTCTTTCatctcattgcccggcggcttcttcgccgctttcttggccattttttttGGGACTGTCGACGtcgccatggatggggagagggtaggGGCGGCGGGAGGAACAGAGTACAttggcgggagggagaaatgaatcggcgggataggtcaaatgtgttggtacgacagaaatgcgcggcgggagaggcgcgatgtggTGGCAGAGGCACGATTTGGCGGGAGAGGGTGACGGATttttcctgtgccgctgacgcatcggtcccgccactcccctctttgcttttcgttgtgtccgacgtgCCCGGAGCATCTCATGTGGGGCGGGGACGAGCTCGGCCGGACACCTTAACGGGCTGCGAACTGCTTTGGAGACGCGAGTGAGATCTTTTTTTGTCTGGcgcgcccaaatccctttggggacggtttgggggctgACTGGAGATGGTCTAATTTGTCAAATTTGTGGAGCATTTCTTAGCCAAACGATTGGCAAGGCGACTAACATTTGGTAAAAACCGTGATGTGAACTTCTGGTGTGAAGAGCTACGGGCAACAGCAGATCCGGTAACCCGTTTAGTCAAAACGGGGAAAGTTCATCAGTCATCACTTGAGCCAGTGCCGGCCAGTTGTAGCCAGCCAGCACCGCCGCAGGGCAGGGACATTGCAATTTGCAAACCAGCACAGCACATGACGCGGTGACTTTTTCCAACGTTTAAATCCGCGTCTACATCCTGGGCCCACCCAGTTCAAACTACCTAGAGTAGTTCTTTCCTGACGTGCGGGGCCACGTATCACTCGGCCCCAGATGGCAGTCAGATGAGAGGTAAACCTGCTGCGTAGCTTTCGGAGGAGCTAGACGGTGTCGGTCGAGCAGCTTTCActgtacttgcatttgcttttgcTTCCTGCTATGGGATGGCGACGGCAATCAAGGGTTTAACTGGTAAATTAAGGTTTTGCACTTTTGCCCGTGTAACGAAAATCACAGAGAGAGCGGGGTGCAAATTATATTTTTCAACCACGTGACATCACCTTGGACTACACAAGTACGCAATTACAAAACTAAGTTTTTCATACTACGTTCAGTATAACGTGGACACATCTGCATCGGAATAAGCTATAAAGTAGTCAACTCTTCCCTTCGCATCTGGGAATTGCTCTATTTCATGTACAGTACTCGTATTACGCCCTATTCAGTTCAAAGAAATGCCATAAGAATTTGGTAGGTTTTCTGTTCTATAaatttttttttctctatgcAATGTTCGATTTGAAAAATTGGAGCCCTTAGGAATGACTATAATATTTTCCTAGAATATGATCCAATCACATCTTATCCTATAATTCCTTTGCTTCTTCCGTAAGTCAAATGCTACTTGAGAAAATATCATGTAGATTTCAAATCGAATCATGTAAGATTCAAGCGGACATGACATTCTAATTATACAGTTTTCCTATTCTTGTGCTCTAAGAATCAAACATTCCCTACTACATTTTAACAGGTGAAGTTCAATGTTTTCTTAGCCCCAAATTCATTAATATGCGGTCTCGTATCCTATGTTTAGACAAATGTATTCCTAAGTTGCATTAATGAAATTGAATCGGAGGTTTTATTTCGGCCAATCAGCTTCATCCTTCATCCTTCACGGCACGCCCGTCCAACACCCTGTGCGTAGGGGCAATACATGGTTGCCGGTGGTTTTATTGACGTCGAAATTGTGCTAGCACATTATTTGACACACAGGTGTGAGCCCAAAATATGATCAACACCCTCAGTGACCTATTGAAGATGTTATTGAGGCCACCGATGGAGATGTTTTAAGGTTTTGCCCGTGTAAGAAAAATTACGCCGATGGATCCATTCATCCATCATGCCTTTGGGTAGGTGCCAGGGAGGCACAAATTATAATTTCCAACCACGTGACATCACCTTGGACTACACAAGTATGTACTTGCAAAAAGAGCCTTCATCTACTAAGCCTAGCATCAGCTAGAGAAATCTGCTTATTGCATTGTTAAAGTAgtcaatgcccccccccccccctccctctcACATGCATCCAGAAAATGATAGTACTCCGATTCACTAATGTACTGTAAGAAattttagtttctttttcttcGTAGATCTACCAATCCCAAGACGCTTTACCGTGTATACTCATTCATTTTGATTCGTCTCTAGTACTTTGCTGTAAAATATTTAAAATGATAGAGGAATTACGTTTTAAACGAGGCCCTATTCAGTCAGTCAGCAACAGCACTTTAGGATTAACCAGAACCGACACTAGTTTTGCACTGATACCTTGGTGATGCAGATCAGCAGATCTCGCGGTGGATCTCAGAGGTGATTCCTCCAGCCAGCGTCGTGCGCCATGGACCCATGATTACCGGCGATCACTGTAGGGATCTGCATTATTGTAATGTAAGCGGCCGGTGCCGGTCGCCGTCAACAGGCGCGGTGCCGCCCTGAAACTTGCACGTATCCACGGAAAAAAGTCGAATTGTTTTGTTTCCTCTTGGCTCTGGCCGGCCACTTGCCTTGCCAGGGGCCATGCCTTCTCGCCACGCACGGCACATGTCCACGGCAAAAAACAATGATGATCGGCCGCTGGATCCGAGCCGAGCCGCTCGCCGTCGTCTTTCCAGCTGATGGATACTTGCCGTGCCTCGCCTGCACGCCAAATGCCTAGTAGCATACTCGCCGGCTGATCATCGTTGTTTTTTGCCAAAACACAAACTCGCCTAAAAGCATACTCGCCGGCCGTGGAATCGGCAACATGGTTTGGTAGACACGTCGCTTCCTGCTGACGACGAGAGGAGACGGCGGTTTCGGTGCCGAGTTTTCCCATCCCTACATGTTTTCCCGGAAAAAGGCAGCGCTGGTTCGTCTCGAGTATGTTTCCAGAAGGGCAGAAAATCTGGGCAGCGGCTGGTCGTGCAAGCAACGCCTACGAACAGACGTGCAGCCATGAACGCAAACCAACGTGCTGCTAACAGGAAGTAGAAGCATTGCGCATGGCCTCACTCTCACCGGTCGTCGCCAAAATAAAGATCACATGGACACTGAACGCACATCCTGAGCATCATTTTGACCGGCATTCCAGCGAGCTGAGACCAATGGTGAGCAAGGCAGAAAAGTCTCCTCATTTgcataagactagtcatagtggggagtaacatagagtagtaacatggtgtatgttactaccctatgttactaccttcatagtgggtagttacatatatgtggtgtcatgcatgccatatttattagattgtagactcatcttgtcttgagaagtgtgatgttatgataacatagctagttaccaccccactctctttcttcatttattgacatgccatgtcagcaaaatgctttggggtgtgtgatgttactacctatgttactcccactatgagcagcctaactAACTTCAAGGATCAAAATTTCAGCCGATAAATATAAAACACTGGAGACTAGACAATTTACATGTATAGAAAATACCTGAAGAATAAAATGAGGACTTTGGATCTTACGGACTTTAACATAAACCCCCAAAAAAGACAAGGATATTCCATATAAAAAGAGCCAACAGTCTCAACCAAGAAAAAAAAGACACATACTACACTAATGCTAGTGACCAACGACCTGTCTTCAGATGTTCTAGATGGGCCATAGCGGCCAAAACCGACCAGAGCCAATGCAGCGAGCATCAAATCATTCAGAGTTTGGGACCACAGTGTTAAGCTGGCTCATTAAGGTCTGGAAACATCAAGGCCCATTATGAAATCTCGGGTAGGTAAGCCTAAGCTATCTCGCTCGGAACACAAGTCTTCAACTTGAGATGCACATGGATGATGTCCCTGGTAAGACAAGACAGTGTTCAACAGGTTACTAGGAGCCATTATCGTCAGCACAGTGCAGATCATCACACCAAAGCTACATCTTCTACTAAATGTATGCTTTACTCCCCCCTATATGATATACAAGGTACATTCGCCAGGCAGAGGGAAAAGCAGAGCTATTCACCAAATAGTGCTTTCTGATTTAACTATTCTCTAAAACACGTATAGACCAAACCAATGGTGGCCAGTAATTAGCAAAAATACTTGCAGAAACAAAACTGAAAACTGTAAGCAACATCACGGAAAATCTGTAGCTTTTGAATAATGGTGCCACTTACACGACCGATATTGTTCAGTGTTCACATTGGTTATTTTGACTCATCATTTTAACTAAGTAAAACTTTGTTATATACAGTCCAGGGCACGCATCATCAAGCAGTACTGAAGACTACAGACATTGGAGGCACAGCTAACTACTGGTACTCGGCTTGGAATATAAGAAAGTTCACGCCACTTGGAACATCCTATTCCAAAATTTTCTCATACTAGGTGCATCCACTAAACTTGTACTGCAATACAGTATAAGTTTACTTCTGATGCTGTATACACCAATGAAACACGCGGAACTTTGCTTATCAATGCATCACATGTGCTATTAACCATATAATTGGATTTGAGGGCTTCAGCAGTTGCTAGAGCATAACAAGAAATTAAATGAGCAAGTTACAAACCTGAAGCAGTGAAGAACAGACATTACGTAAACATTACTAATGCCGTGAGGGTGCTGTAGGGTATAACTGAACCCATGCAAATTCTTCCTTGTAGCTAATGTTTTGGTCACATGATCCTTGACACGTGTACACAACAATTGTAGCCCAATCAAGAGAGTCTGGTTCATTTTTCACACCAAAGAAATACAGCAACTGTGGCATTATCTGGAGATACAGTGTACAgagtgtaagcatatgtaatcacATGAGAGTGTGTATGTAGTAGGCACAGGAGGGAGAGAAATGTAATGATAAGCATACTGCGGTTGAAAGGAATACTTAACATAACATAAGTCTACCAGAATTAATTTCATTTACAACATTGCTTGAAGCAGGGAATGAATTGCTTCCTGGGCAGTTACATGCAAGACAATATAAGCAGAAATCAACAGTAACTGACAGGCATAAACCATACATTATATCATGTCCCATCTTGATCTAGTAGCATAAACAATTAAACAGCTAATAGTGCTAGGACCATTAACTTCTGAATTCTGTATTTTAAATTGATGGTAATAATGGCTCATACACAAAGTATTTGCCCGATGGACATTTTACAGAGCAGAGAGACATTTCCTCAGTTCATTATTTGTGTGTCCGTGTTGTTGCCTATTGACTATAACTGTTATGATGGGACATTACCACAACAAAGCTAGGGTTCTTGAGTTTATTATTTTTGGATATGCAGCATTGGCTATCACTGTTGCATCAGAAATGTAATTTGGTCCATAGAATATTGACCAACCTGAAATTCATAGCATAGTGGACCTTTACAGTAGCCACATGAAGGGATATCAGCATTGGATGGGCGACCAGCTGACAAAGCCCACAAAGGCTTTGCATTTGGTTCTCGACAATATCTGCGTAGTTTAGACAAGTTACTCATTTCCCAATACAATAGTTGTTGAGGATAACTATGCAAGAGAGCTGAAATGAACTCAATTACGAAGTGATGGGAACAATGTTTGAAACTGCTCCCATTTTCCGAAGCAAGCAAAATGAAACTAAATAGATCACTAAACATAGGATATACTTCATGCAAGTGATGCCTACCTCAATATTTGCTTTGGTTCTCTTGAGATCCGTTCTTCAAAATGTGCCCAACACTGGTTGTCAGCATCAGCCTACACAAAATGGCAGTGAATAAGCAAATCATCTGGCTTACCATGCTAGCAAATGTATAAAAGAGAGAGAATGTACAGTTCAAAACCTCAAATTGATCCATCCACGATTGCATCAAATCATCTGGTTTACTATGTTTTTGCATCACCAACGACTTTGAGTTGCTTTCATCTCCATCACAGCTATCAGAATCCGAATCAGCTTCATAGTCAATCGTTATCTTATATTCTGGCCAGGAAGCCCTAGCAGGAACTGCAAATAGATAGGAACTGTAAGAAATAAAAGACACAATTCAATAGTTACAAGCATATATATAGCATTGTCCATTCAAACACAATCACCTTTCCCTACAGCTGGCAGAACAGAACTTGAAGCTTCGGAAGAATTGATCATCTGTAGGCAATCGTTTTTATGACCAGAGCGCCAATGCAGTGCCTGATAAAGAGTGATGTAGAATTGCTCAACCAAAATAGGCCCTTGGTTACCAAAAGAATATTTAGGGTGTCTTGACCAAGGCAGACAAAATTGTATCGGAAGACCTTTTATTTTTACAAAATGGTAGGATCTGGGCACAAAGTCGCAAATCAAACATACATAAGAGACCGATAGGATGGGTAAAATGAAATAAGAATACCTGATGCTTCTCAGAACAGTAGCGTGATTTCTTGCAGCTGCCACATATTTTATCACCTTTCCATGTACCACACCAATGACAAAGAGGAGCTGGCAACACACGGTCGGTTAAACGGAGGAAATCGATAGAACTTACATGGAATATGACCATCTATTAATATAAACAGGTTTCTGACTGACAGCAAGCGACAATTGTTGCCTATGAATATAAGTGCATCAATAAACTAAATTAATAAGCATCTAGCAAACCCCACCCAACCTATGAATATAAGTGcatcaatgttttttttttggaaaaaaaacagAAAGCAAAAGATAAATAATTTTTTTTAAGAATACTTTAGAAGCAAAGGTTGCTGCTATGTGGAGAAACCAGCATAAACAAGTGAACTTCAAGATTTCAGCATATTGAAGAGATGAACCAGCAAATCTTAAGTCATATATCAAGAAAGTATCTATGTAATAGCTAGATAAAGTGAAAGGGATCTGCTGGGCATAAGCACATTTTCCTCCAGGATAATAATAACTAGTTAATTACTACATCAAGCAGGAAATGTAGCGATGTCATTCAAAACTTATTAAGCATGGAAACTCCAAGATACCATACAACAACAGAACAAAACGAAAGCTACCTCCTGCACACAGTGGCTTGTCAGAGTTATTGTGTTTTGGAGCTTCACTTGAGTAAAAGGCATTGCTACGGGGCAGCTGGCACCGGAAAACCTTCACACTGCAATCCACCCAGGCAGTCAAAATCAGCAAAATGTTTTTGAGCTCTGCTCTAAAGTCTAAACAAACAACAACAGATCGGCCACGGCACTCTGCTTCACCTTCTACGAGGATTGCCCTGCTTGCGCGTCCACTGTTCGTGCTGGTCCCGGTGCAAGCACTCCATGGACGGGCACATGAACATGAACAGAGTGCGGTGAAACGTCGCCGCCTCATTGTCCCCAATCGGAGCATAGATCTACAGTGAGACCAACCCAGTTTCAAAACGAAGTTGTCATCCAAACAACAGGTACAGCTGCTGCTAGTACTAGGCGCAGAGGGAGCACCTGGAGGACGAAGTGCAGGGGCTCGCCGCAGAAGCCGCAGCAGCTGGAGTTGCCCGACGGCAAGTTCGCAGGATCCAACCAGGCCTGCATGGAATTCGCAGAACCTGACATTAAAACCTTGGCCGAATTGTATATACAGTGCTACCAATTTAAGGGCAGTCAGTTGGTATTTTAACAATCGTGTGGTGTGGCACGCACCGGGATGCCGCCGGCCTTGCTGGGGAAgaggtgccggaggaggaggcccgggcgttTCGGCTCCTCCAGCAGACCAAGCATgacttccgcctcctcctcctcgtcatcgtcgtcatcgtcgtagtccacggcggcggcgggcaggggTTGGTGGGGCAGTTCGGgctcgtcgtcctcttcatcgtcgTCCAGGGAGGTGATGCGAAGGCCGCGTAGCTTGTCGGCGCTGGGCTccatctccggcggcggcgcgggttgGACGGGGCGGGAGCGGCGCCGCAGAATGGCTTTTCTGGGGCTAAACGGTTCTGGGCTTGAAAACCCTAGCCCGTCTCGGTCCGGCTCAGACGCGCTCGAGTCCAGATAGATACAACCAGAGACCACACGCTCGAACGAAAACCctcgcccgccgcgccgccgccgccgcataaacccttctcctcctcgcctccgcccccgccgccgcggcgACCGTCCGCCACCCGCGGCCCATGGCGCCCGCCCCAGCGACCATCCGCGACCTGCTCACCTCCTTCAGCCCCGCCTCCGACTtcctcgccctctcctccggcgacGGCCGCATCAAGGTGCGGAACCATCCACCCCGACCCAACCCCGTTCCCGCTTCCACGTTAACCCCTACGATTCGCCTCTGCCGCAGGTATGGGACGCCGCGCGCGGTCACTTGCAGACGGAGTTCGCGGACATCCCGGCGGTGGAGGCCGGCGCGCTGGCCGAGGCGAAGCGCGGCCACCTCGCGCTCGACTACACGTGCATGAAGTGGGTGCAGCTCTCCAGCAAGGTGAGgagacgcccccccccccccatttccGAGCTGTTACTGTCCGCCTCTGTGTGCGCGTCTCATGTGTTTGTGTTTTGGCCCAGCAGAAGAAGCGGAAGGCTGGGAGCTCGCTGCTTGTGCTTGGGACGGGCAGTGGGGATGTACTCGCGCTTGATGTTGCTGCGGGGCAGTGGAAGTGGCGGATCAGCGACTGCCATCCTGGGTATGGCTGGTGTTTTGGTGCATTTTGTCTCTCTAGCTACTAGGAGGGGAACCTCGTGGTTCATTTGTGGAAACCACGTTTTAGTATGAGATCTTCGTAAAATTATTTCCCGAGCCCATACCCGCAGCTGTAGTTTTgtttctgtttgctatttccctcTAGGGTTAATTTCTGCGGAGCTTGAGCTCGGAAGTGTTCACTCGTGGTTCATTTGTGGAAACCGCGTTTTAGTATGAGATCTTCGTAGCACCATTCCAATGACGAAAATCCTAAAATTATTTCCCGAGCCCATACCCGCAGCTGTAGTTTTGGCTCTTGTTTGCTATTTCCCTCTATGCCTAATTTCTGTGGAGCTTGAGCTCAGAAGTGTTCACTTATGTTGGTTGTACATGTTCAGGGGTGTGACAGCAGTAGCATACTCGAGGCTTGGGCGGACGGTGTACACAGCAGGCGCTGATGGCATGGTCTGTAAGATTGATCCCTCAGATGGGTCTGTTGCAGGGAAATTTAAATCTTCCTCCAAGGCAATATCTGCGTTGGCGGTGTCATCAGGTATGTCAGTGGTGAAACCAGGCTTCTTGTTTCTTTTTTCCACTTTTTTTGGTTTCACTATTGTTTGATTTGCTGAATTATGCACATGCTGCCTTTTCATCTGTTCTATGGATGTTTCGCATTTACTTGTGTGGTTTCTTCTTGAGCCAATTCTGAACTGTAGTTTAACTGCTCTTACAGATCCTAACAACAGTTTAATAGTTGACTGATCACGGTGACCTTTATAGTCAACGAATAGATAAGCTTCATTGACCATGTTTTATCCATCTTATCATGTTGGCACCCTGAAGTTGTTTGCTAATAGAATGTCTACTCTAATAAGTTCTTTTCTGAAAATACAATTGTAATGTTCTATTCGAAGTGTAGATGGAAATCTAACACAAGTACCCCCTCCGTCCCAccgaagtttgtctaaatttgaatgtatctagtcacTATCTGGTGTCTAGATACGTCCACATTTAGACAAGCTTCCGACATGTTTTGTGGGATGTAGGGAGTATTACCTACCAGACACATGGATCCAATAAAGAAAGTCCTGCTACCTTCATTTGCTTGTATATAATCCCTTCTTTTGGTGAAGTTAGAGCTTAAAATGTGTATCCATTGCTTAATACGATGTATGCACAAATGTATGCTTTTTTTTAATTATCATATATATCCTTTTATTGAAGGGTCTTGTAGGATCTTATATTTGTCTCTATGGTATATTTCCTATGTTGAAATGAAGTATGCCTATTCATTTGGTTTTGCTTCTATCTGCTCCATACCAAACAATTTCCATTCTAGTTCAAAGAAATGAAATGCGCTATGTATTTGATCTCATCAGATGGAAAGGTTTTAGCAACAGCAGCTGGTCAGTTGAGGACATTTGATGCTTCTGACAACAAGAAGATTCAAAAATTCTCTGGGCATCCGGTGAGTGTGTCTTGTATGCCCTCATCTATCGTGTTCCTCTTCTGAACCTTGTCATGAATTTGATTGTATTTTTTCCCCTAAATGCTCACCTGTTGCTTTTGGCTACATGTCCATTTTAGGTGGCTGTGAAAACCATGATTTTTAGTGACAACGGTGAATATGTTCTGTCATCTGGAGTTGGGGAACGTTATGTTGCCATTTGGAGGTTGGGCAGTGGTAAAACTCATAGCTCAAGCTGCATACTCTCTATGGAACACCCAGCAATCTTTGTGGACTGCAAGTGTTCAGGTATTAATGCCAATAATGGAGAGATACATGTGTTGGCTATTTCTGAGGTTGGTATCTGCTATTTCTGGTCTGGGAATAGCATGGACGACCTGCGCAACAAGAAGCCAACTAAGATTGCTTTGTCCGAGTCTTCTCTTTCAAGAACAAAGCAGGATTTCACAATATTTGCCGCAAAACTTCAAGGAATAGATGGACCTAATTCTACGCATGTACTTCTGGCATATGGATCTGTGGTGAAACCATCGTTCAATAAGCTTTTGGTTTGTTATGGTAAGGATATTAATTTGGGTGTATCTGAAGATGGAGTCCTCTTGCCTACAATTCAACCCACCATGGCCCAGAAAGGTCAATATGCTAAAACGAAAGGTATTCTACTTGTGTTCATTAACTATGGTGGTAATTTAAACTTGTATGTTGTTTATTTATATATGAATATCCTGGTGGCCCAACCGGCCAAACCCTGTTTAGAACAGCGGATTCTGGTAGGAATTCCTTAGAGAAATGATTGTCTGCCTTCATTTGAGAAGACTCAAAGGTTATTGATGGTGAATCTCGGTCTGAATCTTGTTTGCTTTTGGTAGGAACTATCACTGCTCTAGACCGGGCGAATGCAGAAGATGCCATCCTTCCTCTTCCGAAGCTTCATacacaagaaaagaaaaggaaacatggTGTAACAAAACCGAGTGGTGACAAGCTTGCGATTGATAGTGACCTTGGAACCACAGCAAGATTAACAGAGAAAAGAGGTAAATTATCTCTTGCCGTGTCTTCTCCTTTTCTACCAGTGATGAAATGTCGCTAATATTTGTTCCCAATTGGAGTCTGCAGCAATCAACTGCAGAGGAATAACCTGCTgttcttcacatgaaatgatgtacACCatctgttcctaaatataagacgttttgggaGTTAATTTAAGTCCCAGTACATCTTATATCTAGGAACGGATGGACTAGCAACTAATTCTATGACAATGAGTCATACATGGCTATATGTTGCATTATTTTAGGTTTAACTATTTTTTAGGAAGACACAGAATACTGATAGTGCTTGCTATATTTACTTTCAAATATTTGTTATTATCAGAATTTTCTAGCTCAATCACTTAACTCTATTTTCCTTATTTAGTTCCTGTGCAAAGAATTGAAGATGACAGCATATGCATCGAAGACATGCTTAGGGAGTGTGGTGTCATTGATCAGAGCATTGAGCGCGATCCTGACATGGCAACTAAAATCTTGTCAGATCTGTTTGGTCGCAGCGGCATACCAATTGACTCTAATTTACCCAGCAAGAAGGTTTGTGATAACTCAGTTTCAGTTTAAAGTTCTAGCACTGTTTGCATCTTTACCATGTATAAGTGCAGCTGTCAAAGTTAATTCATTGATGTGAAGAGGGGTGTTCTTACTATTTTGATATTGTTCTGTTCAACAGATTCGAGCACATCTAAGATCTTTGAAGCCTGTAGATGCTTGCAAACTTCTAGAGAATCTTGTATCTGCATGGAAATCAAGGTGCTTATAAATCTACACCTGTCTTTCACCGCTGTGCATTTGCATGCAATGTACAACTGTGTATCATCTGTTGATTGCTTATATGTTTCTCTCCACAGATCTGGCAGCGCCGAGCTTGTTTTGCGGTGGATATACTGCTTATTGGTTATTCATGGTCGTTTTATCTCCTCAGAGAAACCAAAAAAACTAATTAGCAACCTTGAGAAGGTATTATTTCTTGTTACCACTTACCAGTACTACCTGTTTGTTTCTGTTATCAGATCTGTTGATCATTCAAAACATAATCCCTCGAACAAAGAGAAGTGATATTGTCTAGATATGTAGCTAGGTATGTTAAAATGATGACTAAACCTGTTCTATATTTTTGGGACGTTTTCAAATATACTCCATCTGTCCTAAAATAACTTGCTCA contains:
- the LOC124698037 gene encoding programmed cell death protein 2-like, giving the protein MEPSADKLRGLRITSLDDDEEDDEPELPHQPLPAAAVDYDDDDDDEEEEAEVMLGLLEEPKRPGLLLRHLFPSKAGGIPAWLDPANLPSGNSSCCGFCGEPLHFVLQIYAPIGDNEAATFHRTLFMFMCPSMECLHRDQHEQWTRKQGNPRRSVKVFRCQLPRSNAFYSSEAPKHNNSDKPLCAGAPLCHWCGTWKGDKICGSCKKSRYCSEKHQALHWRSGHKNDCLQMINSSEASSSVLPAVGKVPARASWPEYKITIDYEADSDSDSCDGDESNSKSLVMQKHSKPDDLMQSWMDQFEADADNQCWAHFEERISREPKQILRYCREPNAKPLWALSAGRPSNADIPSCGYCKGPLCYEFQIMPQLLYFFGVKNEPDSLDWATIVVYTCQGSCDQNISYKEEFAWVQLYPTAPSRH
- the LOC124698038 gene encoding WD repeat-containing protein 43-like is translated as MAPAPATIRDLLTSFSPASDFLALSSGDGRIKVWDAARGHLQTEFADIPAVEAGALAEAKRGHLALDYTCMKWVQLSSKKKRKAGSSLLVLGTGSGDVLALDVAAGQWKWRISDCHPGGVTAVAYSRLGRTVYTAGADGMVCKIDPSDGSVAGKFKSSSKAISALAVSSDGKVLATAAGQLRTFDASDNKKIQKFSGHPVAVKTMIFSDNGEYVLSSGVGERYVAIWRLGSGKTHSSSCILSMEHPAIFVDCKCSGINANNGEIHVLAISEVGICYFWSGNSMDDLRNKKPTKIALSESSLSRTKQDFTIFAAKLQGIDGPNSTHVLLAYGSVVKPSFNKLLVCYGKDINLGVSEDGVLLPTIQPTMAQKGQYAKTKGTITALDRANAEDAILPLPKLHTQEKKRKHGVTKPSGDKLAIDSDLGTTARLTEKRVPVQRIEDDSICIEDMLRECGVIDQSIERDPDMATKILSDLFGRSGIPIDSNLPSKKIRAHLRSLKPVDACKLLENLVSAWKSRSGSAELVLRWIYCLLVIHGRFISSEKPKKLISNLEKMCAERYAATEDLLKLSGRLRLIIAQVDKDAKDLSVKTQDSVSTLSDEEEEEIDELVYGEDLENSDDDAE